One region of Pseudanabaena sp. BC1403 genomic DNA includes:
- a CDS encoding MlaD family protein: MQRKTLRDGALGLFIIGGVVAFGGALLWLRGLQLSSSKFTFTIKIADASGLNSGSVVRFRGVEVGRVTALIAQTEGVDVQVSIENSKLIIPKNSIAETNQSGFLGNTNIDIFPPQDKLAIDPKMNPIAKDCNADLIICQGGEIEGIRGVSFIALLKDSSATLRKINDQNLVDNLNETLIAAKATAKSIQKLTDSASRVVGTFEGQIVKFGNTADAISGAATKVGNVANSAQDLIEVNREKLAQTLDGIAATSNEARSLLASVKPLLNDGKIIANLQQLAENAAETSANLRKVSGELNNPATIASLRETLDSARATFANTKKITADLDEITGDPKIRSNIRNLINGLGGLLSNAPNLDSIVPTATNASPSEPATSDRPKSPSTVEVARNKVIKSTTEDDRFKREKSLDSQKVKINSPKPSSTIVKSEVVPAAAIPNSDKSSNP; the protein is encoded by the coding sequence GTGCAGCGAAAAACATTACGCGACGGTGCGCTTGGCTTATTTATCATCGGTGGAGTAGTTGCCTTTGGGGGCGCATTGTTATGGTTGCGCGGGTTGCAACTAAGTAGCTCAAAGTTTACATTTACGATCAAAATAGCCGATGCAAGTGGGCTAAATAGTGGCTCAGTTGTAAGATTTCGCGGTGTGGAAGTAGGTCGCGTCACAGCTTTGATAGCCCAAACAGAGGGCGTTGATGTCCAAGTAAGTATCGAAAACTCAAAATTAATTATTCCGAAGAATTCGATCGCCGAAACCAATCAAAGTGGTTTTCTAGGGAACACCAATATTGATATTTTCCCTCCTCAAGATAAATTAGCGATTGATCCCAAGATGAATCCGATCGCTAAAGATTGCAATGCTGATCTGATTATTTGTCAAGGTGGCGAAATTGAAGGAATTCGCGGTGTGAGCTTCATTGCATTGCTTAAGGATTCGAGTGCGACCTTACGCAAAATCAATGATCAAAATTTAGTTGACAACCTCAATGAAACTTTAATAGCTGCCAAAGCAACTGCGAAAAGCATCCAAAAATTGACGGATTCAGCGAGTCGCGTGGTAGGTACATTTGAAGGTCAAATTGTTAAATTTGGCAATACAGCAGACGCGATTAGTGGTGCTGCAACTAAGGTTGGCAATGTCGCAAATAGTGCCCAAGACTTGATCGAGGTCAATCGCGAAAAGTTAGCGCAAACCCTTGATGGTATTGCTGCTACTTCCAATGAAGCGCGATCGCTGTTAGCTAGTGTCAAGCCTCTATTAAATGATGGCAAGATAATCGCCAATTTGCAGCAACTAGCTGAAAATGCCGCCGAGACATCTGCAAATCTTCGTAAAGTATCGGGCGAGTTAAACAATCCTGCCACTATCGCCTCATTGCGTGAAACCCTTGATTCCGCACGCGCAACTTTTGCCAATACCAAGAAGATTACCGCCGATCTTGATGAAATAACAGGAGATCCAAAGATTCGCAGCAATATTCGTAATTTGATCAATGGTTTAGGTGGTCTACTGTCCAATGCTCCGAATCTGGACTCAATTGTACCAACAGCGACTAATGCAAGTCCTAGCGAACCTGCCACAAGCGATCGCCCTAAATCACCATCAACTGTAGAAGTTGCTCGCAATAAAGTGATTAAATCCACCACAGAGGATGATCGCTTTAAACGAGAAAAATCCCTTGACTCTCAAAAAGTAAAAATCAATAGTCCCAAACCTAGCAGCACAATTGTCAAATCAGAAGTAGTCCCTGCGGCAGCTATTCCCAATTCTGATAAATCAAGCAATCCATGA
- a CDS encoding type II toxin-antitoxin system RelE/ParE family toxin, with product MAIILKRPLAELDLLDIWDYIADDSPDRADDFLDRIESKLLTLAQNSGLGRERPELLPDLRSFPIGNYVVFYRQIEDGIDVIRLLHGSRDIEEVFKQN from the coding sequence ATGGCAATCATTCTGAAGCGTCCGCTTGCTGAGTTGGATTTGCTGGATATTTGGGATTATATTGCGGATGATAGTCCAGATAGAGCGGATGATTTTTTAGACCGAATAGAAAGTAAGTTGTTGACTTTGGCTCAGAATTCGGGCTTGGGGCGGGAAAGACCTGAGTTATTGCCAGATTTACGGAGCTTTCCTATTGGTAATTATGTAGTGTTTTATCGGCAGATTGAGGACGGTATTGATGTGATTCGGTTGCTTCATGGTTCAAGGGATATTGAGGAAGTATTTAAACAGAACTAA
- a CDS encoding type I restriction endonuclease, giving the protein MAQAIAAKDVTLRELKQNFGIQLSQDSAFFTEWLDRFTTLSEEDKRLLDRVKANFLELMEDPPILENTVKMVVLAPLLDLAGFYHKPFRIETETAIALEMKDEEAIIRGRIEVLVIKNQLWLLVIESKRSDFAVTRAIPQALAYMLSNSEIVQPTFGMITNGNEFLFLKNSQNEYANSRLFSLVNPNNELYEVLQILKQLGSKICT; this is encoded by the coding sequence ATGGCTCAGGCGATCGCCGCAAAAGATGTAACGCTAAGGGAATTAAAGCAAAACTTTGGGATTCAGCTATCTCAAGATTCTGCTTTTTTTACTGAATGGTTGGATAGGTTTACAACTTTAAGTGAAGAGGATAAGCGTTTATTAGATCGGGTGAAAGCTAATTTTCTAGAATTGATGGAAGATCCACCAATTCTAGAAAATACAGTGAAGATGGTAGTGCTTGCACCATTGTTAGATCTCGCTGGCTTTTATCACAAGCCATTTCGGATCGAGACAGAAACTGCTATTGCCTTAGAGATGAAAGATGAAGAAGCAATAATTCGGGGTCGGATCGAAGTATTAGTGATCAAAAATCAGCTTTGGTTATTAGTCATTGAATCAAAACGAAGTGATTTTGCAGTAACAAGAGCGATTCCACAAGCTTTAGCTTATATGTTGAGTAATTCGGAAATCGTACAACCAACATTTGGCATGATTACCAATGGAAATGAATTTTTGTTTTTGAAGAATTCACAAAATGAGTACGCTAATTCACGGCTATTTTCTTTGGTAAACCCTAATAATGAGCTTTATGAAGTGTTACAAATACTAAAACAGCTAGGCTCAAAAATATGTACGTAA
- a CDS encoding DUF4258 domain-containing protein: MKEIRFSEHSQLKIDVLASRSVIIDLNFVFETVRSPDKLETGEEDKLIAQKRLDESLVLRVVYRDFGSFILIITLYPGRRSRHEKD; the protein is encoded by the coding sequence ATGAAAGAAATTCGATTTAGCGAACACTCTCAATTAAAAATAGATGTTTTAGCCAGTCGTAGCGTAATCATCGATCTCAATTTTGTTTTTGAGACGGTGCGATCGCCAGATAAATTAGAAACTGGAGAAGAAGACAAACTGATAGCCCAAAAACGTTTAGATGAAAGTTTAGTGCTTCGAGTTGTTTATCGAGATTTTGGCTCATTCATTTTAATCATCACCCTTTATCCAGGTAGGAGATCTAGACATGAAAAAGATTAG
- a CDS encoding asparaginase translates to MNLGKRNRFSANKITVQLLREGIVESVHSCQAAVVDTRGRILSAAGDPQTTTFARSCLKPIQALPVSITGAQDRFNLSETDLAIICGSHQGTISQARQVFSILWRCDVEPSALQCPVPECQKSPLQHNCSGKHAGMIAICKQQGWQISSYMDRHHPVQQLALNTMADLLHMPAAEFICAHDDCGVPTYLLEIGQLARLYALLSSHDQLHLERITRAMTRHPDMVSGNGQFDTELMRLSNGEIISKSGAEGVQCIGRIGEGLGLAIKVMDGSKMAKTAVSIHLLKQLGWINPTVAQSLEESFLAVGKYSRLEAVGELSIA, encoded by the coding sequence ATGAACCTTGGCAAGCGCAATCGTTTCTCCGCTAACAAAATTACCGTCCAATTGCTACGCGAAGGCATTGTCGAGTCGGTGCACTCTTGTCAAGCAGCTGTAGTTGATACAAGAGGTCGAATTCTTTCGGCAGCAGGGGATCCTCAGACGACCACCTTTGCCCGTTCTTGCCTCAAGCCAATTCAGGCTTTACCAGTCTCTATTACTGGCGCACAGGATCGATTTAACCTTTCAGAAACCGATCTCGCCATTATTTGCGGTTCCCACCAAGGCACGATCTCTCAAGCCAGACAAGTTTTTAGCATTCTTTGGCGATGCGATGTGGAGCCAAGTGCATTGCAATGTCCAGTACCAGAATGTCAAAAAAGTCCGCTTCAGCATAATTGCTCTGGCAAGCACGCAGGCATGATTGCCATATGTAAGCAGCAAGGATGGCAGATTTCCTCCTATATGGATCGCCATCATCCTGTACAGCAACTTGCACTCAATACAATGGCAGATTTATTACATATGCCTGCCGCCGAATTTATCTGCGCCCATGATGATTGTGGAGTTCCCACTTATCTATTAGAAATTGGTCAACTTGCCCGACTCTATGCACTACTCTCATCTCATGACCAATTACATCTAGAGCGCATTACCCGAGCAATGACTAGACATCCTGATATGGTGTCTGGAAATGGTCAATTTGACACGGAGCTAATGCGCCTCAGCAATGGCGAAATCATCAGCAAATCTGGTGCGGAAGGTGTGCAATGTATCGGACGGATTGGTGAAGGATTGGGGCTAGCGATCAAAGTGATGGATGGATCTAAAATGGCAAAAACTGCGGTTTCTATCCATTTGTTAAAACAATTAGGATGGATTAATCCTACAGTTGCACAAAGTCTAGAAGAATCATTTCTTGCAGTTGGCAAATATAGCCGTCTAGAAGCTGTTGGCGAGTTGTCGATAGCATAA
- a CDS encoding type II toxin-antitoxin system RelE/ParE family toxin, which yields MNVRFESRFEKDLKLVKDRNLLTRLKQIILTCKQVESVGEINNLKKMQGYDSFYRIRLGDYRVGIEVLGNEVIFVRFLHRKDIYKFFP from the coding sequence ATGAATGTTAGGTTTGAGTCTAGGTTTGAAAAGGACTTGAAGTTAGTCAAGGATCGTAATCTTTTGACAAGGTTGAAGCAGATAATTTTGACCTGTAAGCAAGTTGAATCTGTGGGGGAAATCAATAATCTAAAAAAGATGCAGGGATATGATAGTTTTTATCGCATTCGTTTAGGTGATTACAGGGTAGGGATAGAAGTTTTGGGGAATGAAGTAATTTTTGTAAGATTTTTGCACCGTAAGGATATTTACAAGTTTTTTCCTTAA
- a CDS encoding type II toxin-antitoxin system ParD family antitoxin → MNVSLTPELESFIQGKVSTGLYYSASEVVREGLRLLQERDQLQQLRLQELRQDIQAGLDSGDATPLDIQAVKAKARQRKQQKQV, encoded by the coding sequence ATGAATGTGTCTCTAACGCCTGAACTAGAGAGCTTTATACAGGGAAAGGTTAGTACTGGCTTGTACTATTCTGCTAGTGAGGTTGTGCGTGAGGGGTTGAGATTGTTACAGGAACGAGATCAACTTCAGCAGTTGCGTTTGCAGGAGTTACGTCAAGATATTCAGGCGGGTTTAGATAGTGGTGATGCTACGCCCCTTGATATACAGGCAGTGAAAGCAAAAGCACGGCAGCGCAAGCAACAGAAGCAGGTGTAA
- a CDS encoding ABC transporter ATP-binding protein: MEPVRSLIKNSSNVVTPLLELRDIHKSFGSNAVLNGVDLTLHSGEAIAIIGPSGTGKSTILRIICGLLAPEQGELYINGNLASSEDDIQEGGYGVSIGMVFQNAALFDSLTVAENVGFSLFEHSRLSRREIYRLVEHKLGLVGLENICDRYPSQLSGGMRKRVSFARAIMDDPTTKTQTKKVLLYDEPTAGLDPVASTIIEDLMRSLREQQVCDSYIVVTHQDSTIRRTADRLIVLYRGSVRYAGNVSTIDTVDNPYVRQFFSGSTEGPIQLLTREV, encoded by the coding sequence ATGGAGCCAGTCCGATCTCTGATCAAAAATAGTAGCAATGTGGTTACGCCTTTGCTAGAACTGCGTGATATTCACAAAAGTTTTGGCTCTAACGCTGTGCTAAATGGTGTTGATCTAACTTTGCATTCAGGGGAAGCGATCGCCATCATTGGGCCCTCTGGTACAGGTAAATCGACAATCTTAAGGATTATTTGCGGTCTCCTTGCCCCTGAGCAAGGTGAACTCTACATCAATGGCAACCTTGCTTCCTCTGAAGATGATATCCAAGAAGGAGGCTATGGGGTAAGCATCGGTATGGTGTTTCAAAATGCGGCGCTATTTGATTCGCTTACGGTTGCTGAGAATGTGGGTTTTTCACTATTTGAGCATTCTCGTTTGTCACGCCGTGAAATTTATCGACTGGTCGAACATAAACTTGGACTTGTGGGTTTAGAAAATATCTGCGATCGCTATCCTAGCCAACTATCAGGCGGGATGAGGAAACGGGTTAGTTTTGCCCGCGCAATCATGGACGACCCCACTACGAAAACGCAAACAAAAAAAGTGCTGCTTTATGATGAACCCACCGCAGGACTTGATCCTGTGGCTTCGACGATTATCGAAGACTTGATGCGATCGCTCCGAGAGCAACAGGTATGTGATAGTTATATTGTCGTCACTCATCAAGACAGCACGATCCGTCGTACAGCCGATCGCTTGATCGTTCTTTACCGTGGATCGGTGCGCTATGCAGGAAACGTGAGTACAATTGATACTGTTGACAATCCGTATGTCAGACAATTTTTTAGTGGCAGTACTGAAGGTCCAATTCAACTTTTGACTAGGGAGGTATAA
- a CDS encoding MFS transporter, with amino-acid sequence MNRKFWIIALISFINSLSFTILIPVLYQYGRQFKLDDFQTSLLFAIYAIAQFFATPIIGKLSDRFGRKPLLIISLAGTVIANLMAGTAASASVLFFARFLDGITGGNASVAQAVISDVTTPENRAKAFGINGAAFGLGFILGPAISLLAQKVALNTPLGKSFGASFLVSGTIAAIALLLTIFLLPETLKTKAKKAQNIFDIGLDKLITGLFIPKIGILLVINFLTGMTFTLFTFAFQPYFLIVLKQNSDALALMFFLFGVLGVIMQTLGISQMTKHLQLVQILFLGLFIRSLSFVLMPIWEDVYYFVAVCVLFSLLNSVVQPMISALISLNTSPEEQGTILGINSSYLSISNAFGPIIAGLVVNQNNPSSYGYPLYLAGICTFLVLIFAIIKRKSYAVRKVSDTSYN; translated from the coding sequence ATGAATCGTAAATTTTGGATTATTGCCCTCATTTCTTTTATTAACTCCCTGAGTTTTACGATTCTGATTCCTGTTTTGTACCAATATGGCAGACAGTTCAAATTAGATGATTTTCAGACTAGTTTGCTATTTGCGATTTACGCGATCGCCCAATTTTTTGCCACTCCAATCATCGGGAAACTCTCCGATCGCTTTGGACGAAAGCCATTATTGATTATTAGTTTAGCAGGGACAGTAATTGCAAACCTGATGGCAGGGACAGCAGCGAGTGCCTCAGTCTTGTTTTTTGCCAGATTTCTTGATGGCATAACAGGTGGTAATGCCTCGGTTGCCCAAGCCGTAATTTCTGATGTTACAACTCCTGAAAACCGCGCTAAAGCTTTTGGTATTAATGGAGCTGCCTTTGGTTTAGGTTTTATTCTTGGGCCGGCAATCAGTTTACTTGCCCAGAAGGTTGCATTGAATACGCCTCTAGGTAAATCCTTTGGGGCATCTTTTTTGGTGTCGGGAACAATTGCTGCGATCGCTTTACTACTTACAATATTCCTTCTGCCAGAAACTCTCAAAACTAAGGCAAAAAAAGCACAAAATATTTTCGATATTGGCTTAGACAAACTGATCACAGGCTTGTTTATTCCCAAAATCGGTATCTTATTGGTCATTAATTTTCTAACGGGCATGACATTTACGCTGTTTACCTTTGCGTTTCAGCCCTACTTTCTAATAGTTCTCAAACAGAATAGTGACGCTCTCGCTCTGATGTTTTTTCTGTTTGGGGTGCTAGGAGTAATTATGCAGACTTTAGGCATTTCTCAAATGACAAAACATCTGCAACTAGTTCAGATTCTCTTTTTAGGATTATTCATCCGTAGTCTTTCCTTCGTTTTGATGCCAATTTGGGAAGATGTATATTACTTTGTCGCCGTTTGCGTTCTCTTCTCATTACTAAACTCAGTCGTACAGCCGATGATTAGTGCGTTGATTTCCCTCAATACTAGCCCCGAAGAACAGGGCACAATTTTAGGAATAAACTCCTCATATCTGAGCATATCCAATGCCTTTGGTCCCATAATTGCAGGATTAGTTGTTAACCAAAACAATCCTTCTTCCTATGGTTATCCACTCTATTTAGCAGGAATTTGCACTTTTCTAGTCCTAATTTTTGCAATTATAAAACGTAAAAGCTATGCTGTTAGGAAAGTCAGCGATACTAGTTATAACTGA
- a CDS encoding DUF2283 domain-containing protein → MKKISYSKDVDALLIEISNDAIAYAEEDGQVILHYSPDDKLVVVEILDFRRFMSKESVAAMLAA, encoded by the coding sequence ATGAAAAAGATTAGCTATAGCAAAGATGTTGATGCGCTCTTGATTGAAATCTCTAATGATGCGATCGCCTATGCTGAAGAGGATGGTCAAGTAATTCTGCATTATTCACCAGACGACAAGCTGGTTGTAGTTGAGATCCTAGATTTTCGCCGCTTTATGTCTAAGGAATCTGTTGCTGCGATGTTAGCTGCTTGA